A stretch of DNA from Ascaphus truei isolate aAscTru1 unplaced genomic scaffold, aAscTru1.hap1 HAP1_SCAFFOLD_698, whole genome shotgun sequence:
ccccccaatcccccaatgtggacatgatacactaatatcgtgttttattcttttattcttgtcttaatactgcatccggatccactatatccgtgaggtccacgaggttcgcgctgaccatcttcacaccactactgccacgctgagaaggacacgggattcccttctccaaggtcaagcagcaaccacaaaatcaactaaaagggccagtatatgtttttctacacacccttttgcaccacaaacaccaaaatcatattttatattttatcattttttaacagagtaaggcgttacaacaactttttaagccacaaaatttagggagcgccccagtccaaataaCCTCCAGACTTctctaatcccatcctggtggcagcaccccacaTTAGAAATCTCAACATGGAAGTAGCAACCATAGAGATAGAAGATATGGTCGAAATCAAGGGGAGTGTTTTCACAAAAAGAATTTTTAGAAGTAACAACAtagagaacaaaatgagagaaattgagtcagcggaaATGGGAGacttagaaacaataaataatgaaTTCGATAAACTAGAGAATTTACTTAAGAaggagaccaaaaaggtctgggacAAAGTCTACCTAGAAAAATACATTGACATCAAACGTATTCCTAGGGGTTTACGGTTTGATAAAAAATCATCCTTTGAATTAGCAGATGTAGAATACAATGTACAATGGGAGGAAGCTATGGATGCCTGTTCATTCACTTTAATGAAACTTATCATTAAACACCATACAAAGACACTAATAGAAATTGACCGAGAAGTCACACTAATTCAGAAAAGATTAGAAACCTCTATAGATAATCCCACCTTCATAAGTAGGGACAGAAAACTAGCGGATGAAATAGACGCCATAGAAAAAAACCTGATAGAGTCAAAGAACAAAAAATTCAGACGAGACGAGGAAGATTATGTAGTGGGGTCAAACCCCAAATGGCAACGGGTCTCACTAGTCCCACCTAGCACCCCAAGGGATAGGAAAATGTTCaaatataggagtagagaagatagtAATAAAAACCAGAATTCAAGATCCAACACATTAAGCTATCCAACGAATCCAGAGAGGCATAAGAACTATCCCAAATATGAAAACAATAAGAATGTATCATTTAATAAAGAGGCTAGACAAATTCCACCAAGAAGGCAGGAGGCGGGTGTCCTAGAAACCCCTAGAGAGAATAAAGAAACTAAAACGCACACTATTGAAGACACAGGAAGCcacaaaagggaagaggcaaaGAAAAATGATAGAAACAGAGAAGAACATTGGCAGGACAATAAATACTATTCTAAAGCAAAAGAGTATCACGAAAGGTATCACACTGCTAAGCCAACAACATATAACTACAGAACTAGATCACCACTTGAACGTGATAGCAGGTATGAGAAAGAaaggagcagagatagggaccaCAGATCACCTTACAAACActatgggtcaaatcgggaatacagagagagacgcTATGAGAGAGAAGAAAgccaaaggagacactaccggtcaccccacAAACAATATAGGGACCAGAGCCCAAGACGGGAACGCAAATCACCTTACAGGGAACAGAGGCAAACATACAGAGAAAGACATGATAAGGAGCAAGGTCACGTGAGAGAACAACGATCACCCAGACCACATACAggtcattttttagaacaggcccaagtAGCAAAACCACCACCAATAGCCACCCAGAATCGCACTCTAGTGGTAGAAGAACAGAAAGAAATAGAAACaccaaacacaaaactcagaaaaagaccacacgaggaaagcggggaggaagaaggacacaggaAAAGAGCAGCGATgtaaacaatatatttaatctaaGTAAAAAAGAACTCAACATAGATGAATGTAAGCTTATAAAAAAGGGGCTGAATTTCGCGCCAGTTGCTAAGGCGAATAGTTttaatctgtatatagacgcacACAAATACATCAGACAGCttacgcttaaaaaaaaaattctttccaAAGACGCACAAACTAGGGAGATAGTAAGTAATGATACGAACATAAACATAGAGAGTGATTTTAAACATTCAAATCTTAAAAACAAGTCCAAATTCTATCCTAGCTGGGCAAAAGGCCATAATCTAGAAGTGTTCCACCAAAAAATCCAGGAAGACTTTGACAAACTGACCTCAGGTACGACAAAGATAACGAAGAACAATTTAACACTAAAAGAGAAAATCGCtttgcaaaacttagagaaagataaggatatcatattcaaacaagcagacaaaggggggggggggttgtcattatggacactgaatattataagggagaagcagagaggatatTATCTGAcgacatcacctatgcacgtcttaAGACGAATCCGCATAAAGAATTCTGTATAGAATTCCTCACCCTACTAGACAAAGGCAGTACAACAGGAGTCCTAAATGAAAAAGAATACGactatttaaatataaaattccCAGTTATGccgatattttattttttacccaaaatacataaggatattaaagcaccaccagggagacccatcatctctgggataggctcacTCACGTCGCGACTATCGGAATATATAGATGGTTTTCTACAACCATatgttgcggagatgcggtcctatctaAGAGATACCACGCAAATTCTTAATGTATTAGAACAGGTAATTTGGCAAGATGACTACAAAATCTGCACTTGTGATGTAACTTCATTATACACATCCATAAAACACGACGATGGAATTGAAGCCATCAATAGGACATTAACAAAAGACCCAACTGTTAAAATAGAACAAAGACGCTTCATTTTAGAAAGTATCAATTTTATTCTGAAGCATAACCTTTTTAAatttgatggaacatatttccTACAAAAATGTGGCACAGCGATGAGTACGAAAttcgcaccaagttatgccaatctgttcatggACAATTGGGAGACTGATACCATCTGGTCAGAGCATGAATTTGGTGCGGATCTCGTGCTATGgcgaagatacatcgatgatgtgtttttcatCTGGAAAGGTAGTAGTGAAAACTTGAACCATTTCTTAAACTATATTAATACTAATGAGAGGAACTTGGCTTTTACAACTTGCATAGGAAATAACACGGTAGACTTCTTAGACCTTACTATTTACATAGAAGACACCAAACtaaagactaaaactttcttcaaaaaagTGGACTGTAACAACTACCTacttaacactagctgccaccacaaaaaatggttaaagaacatacccccaggacagtttcgtcgaattaggagaaactgtagcgatgaccatatttatagggaacaatccaatattcttaAGAAGCGTTTCATTGCTAAAAACTATGATAACGATAAGATGGATATAGCAATAAGAGAAGTAGGGGAGCTCGAACGTATTGAAATCCTTAAAACTAATCCACCTAAACCCAAAGAAGAGTTCAGCATCGCTTTCTTAACACAGTTTAGTCAGGATGCAGGAAGCATACAacagatcctgaataaacactggcatctcctacagggagaccccaccctGAAAGAGTACCTCCCAGAAAAACCGAAAGTCATCTATAAAAGGGCAGATAACATCAAAAGAaagttagcaccaagcctctttAGAATGGAGAATAGAACAACAGGCCAGGACTCAAACTGGCTACAAACAGCCAAAGGTTTCCATAGATGTAAtacatgcaaagcatgcaaacagggAAGTAAGGAAAAAATTCAGTTCAGCTCTAAtacaacaggagaacagttcaaaaccGGCAGCTTCATTAATTGCAAATCAGAATTCGTAGTCTACCTTTtaaactgcccctgtggactccaataTGTAGGGCGCACCAGTCGACCCCTGCGGGTGCGTATTTTGGAACACCTAGGGAATATCAGACGGAAACtaatgacacatagtgtctctaagcatttcgcactacatcaccaaggagatccgtcgggccttgaatttaggggcattgaagtagtccccccacattggaggggaggcgacagactgacatctctatcaagaaaagaaacgttttggatctacaaattgaaaagcctggtacccacaggcctcaatgtagagatagacattgcagcctttCTCTGAACACCCATCAATCTGCTCCAAATCCCCCATTTGTAAacaatttttaaacaacttttattttttaatattttataaacatctactattctataacatctactattttattttattaaatttcatttacatctacctctttgttttaacacacactgatccacTTCCTCTCCAATCTCCAATAGGGCGCACGTCCCAAATATGAATCTACCTCGAACCAACCCTTGAGGACCAGAAATGATGCATACCATCGCGACAACCTCTGCAACATgaattgaagttagaaaggagttATGAAGAATCTGGACTATACGTTTTGAACATTTTGAACTTTTTCACCACATGAGAGCTCCGCGTCGAAATCACCTATACAAGTGTTTTTCTAATATCAAATGTCTGTGTAAACCCATGCTCATGCATATTTGATATACTCTCGTCATCCGCTGGAATAtacttttgcaatatattttaaacaatgaCTCTACACTTAACTGAATACCGCACTATCCACAGTGTGGTAGAGATAATATTAGGGTTTTGAAATAGCAATTTCGATATGCGGCCACTTGGTGGCAGCATTTGAAATATCTTTTAACTAACACGGAGATATTGAGTGGTACATTTTAGATAGCTGAATGAGGAAACCAAGATTTTGGGTGCCTAGGTTGTTCTACCCTTATGTCAGATGTAGTGGCTATAAACAGTAAGGTTTTTTAACCatcttgataataataatattatattttttccgtCAAATATGTAATTCGTTATAACttttgtcacataaatatattttttgctgtaatacactctggcacatttttaagttactttaaagggatgtgtgccacactaccaagattgcttaacttttaccattaggttatgacagtgttgaggtaattttcacatccagccacatggtggcactattgttttacatatgtaaagattttaaccaacagagaatggttttaaaaatactgcacacggaggaactaaaagattccaaatcacacaaataccccaatcaaattccaatttccaccgttttttattaaacttaaaatgcttctaaggacaaatacaatgatcatctctaagtattttttaaaatgtagtttttataatgtattgatttattttaatatatgcttatctaattttaatatatgcttatctaacccattatttatatttacaggcaCATCTCACTATCCCTGACATTAGGGGCTTCCAAAGGTAGCTCCTATAAAGAGATATAACCGTCTAAATTTAAACCATGCCCTTAATCCAGGTGTTTCTCCAATTAAACTAATGGGGGCACCTATAAAtgcagcacacaatgagcatccggcaggaacctgacaaagcttattgcgaaacgcgtagttccctgccggagctcattgacagagggacccagcacactgcaggacatccggttcagatccccctttccggttccgctgccggacgcgccagttggagcaaaaaacggaggaggagatcgtgcaggagtgctctgagcggatgatgctgggcaagtgattttgtatattcgtttagtgtgagagtccttttttgtgtttgcttcagtacatcatactgtttagttcattgtgttatcgtgtcatatattgttttataccttttaagcaccacaacatgtatgcatagtgtatgcacatgtcttcactgttaacccattaaagaccttttaattcattttgacttttggtttgcacattgctttttggtcatttgggatacggggagaggagacactcacacaccacacccatcgggggacaactctgctgaaacaacaggacaccatccatacaggacattaccctctgagggcaaggactcacatcaggccgtgtgagtttaatgtatatctgagactccagtatatgagtctgtatttacccacaccagtcagcgttgagggagagtcaccacacaagcccgtgtgagtcactggatccatatattctatgtattctgtgattagttagtgggaacccaccatccatcccaccaccgtccactcctaccccacccccctactcccccttcccactccccccctcccctttttttccccccaatcccccaatgtggacatgatacactaatatcgtgttttattcttttattctagtcaccccgtcaccccagtcagtcaccccgtcacccccccccagtcagccaccccccccagtcagtcacccccccccgagTCCGTcatgcctcccccccccagtcagtcatgcctccccacccccagtcaggccaccccccccagtcagtcacccccgccccagtcagtcacccaccctctctctctctctgtgtatcacccaccctctgtgtgtgtcacccaccgtttctcccctctgtgtctcccccctctgtctctccactctctctcccccccacactctctctcacccccacactctctctctcacccccacactctctctcccccccacactctctctcccccccacactctctctcccccccacactctctctccccccacactctctctcccccccacactctctcccccccacaccctctctcccgcccacactctctctctcccccccacactctctctctctccccccacactctctctctctccccccacactctctctctctccccccacactctctctctctccccccacactctctctctctcccccccacactctctcccccccactctctctctctcccccccactctctctctctcccccccacactctctctctcccccccacactctctctcccccccacactctctctctccccccacactcgtctcccccccacactctctctcccccccacactctctctcccccccacactctctctctctctcccccacactctctctctctcccccccactctctcccccccacactctctccccctcacactctctccctctccccccacactccctccctctccccccacactctctctctcccccccacactctctctcccccccacactctctccctctcccccccacactcactccctctcccccccacactctctctctcccccccacactctctctctcccccccacactctctctctccccctcacactctctccctctcccccccacactctctccccccccacactctctcccccccacactgtctcccccccacactctctcccccccacactctctcccccccacactctctcccccccccacactctctccccccccacactctctccccacccacactctctctcccacactctctctctcccccacacactctctctcccccacactctctctctctcccccacacactctctctctctcccccacacactctctctctcgctctctcgctctctctctcccacgcgcgctctcccacgcgctctctcccccccacactctctctctcccccacacactctctctctcccccacacactctctctctctcccccacacactctctctcccccacactctctctctccccccgcacactctctctctcccccccacactttctctctcccccccacactttctctctcccccacactctctcccccacactcgctctctctcccccacactcgctctctctcccccacactctctctcgctctctctctcccacgcgcgctctctcccacgcgcgctctctctcccacgcgcgctctctctcccacgcgctctctctctcccacgctctctcccccacgctctctctctctcccccacacactctctctctctcccccacactctctctctctctctcccccacactctctctctctctctcccgcacacactctctctccccaacactctctctcccccacactctctcccccacactctctctctcccccacactctctctctctcccccacactctctctctcccccacactctctctctctccccccacactctctctctctccccccacactctctctctctctcccccacactctctctctctcccccacactctctctctctcccccacactctctctctctcccccacactctctctctctcccccacactctctctctcccccacactctctctctctcccccacactctctctttcccccacactctctctctcccccacactctctctctcccccacactctctctctcccccacactctctctctcccccactctctctctctctcccacactctctctctctcgcccccacactctctctcgcccccacgctctctctctcacccacactctctctctctcacccacactctctctctcacccacactctctctctcacccacactctctctcccccacactctctcccccccacactctctcccccccacactctctccccccacactgtctcccccccacactctctccccacccacactctctctctctcacccacactctctccccacccacactctctctcacccacactctctctctttcccccacactctctctctcccccacactctctctctcccccacactctctctctcccccacactctctctctcccccacactctctctctctcccccacacactctctctcccccacacacgctctctcgctctctcgctctctctcccacgcgcgctctctctcccacgcgctctctcccccacacactctctctctctcccccacacactctctctctctcccccacacacactctctctctctcccccacacactctctctctctcccccacacactctctctctctctcccgcacactctctctctcccccccacactttctctctcccccccacactttctctctcccccacactctctctcccccacactctctcccccacactcgctctctctcccccacactctctctcgctctctctcccacgcgcgctctctctcccacgcgcgctctctctcccacgcgctctctctctaccacgctctctcccccacgctctctctctctcccccacacactctctctctctcccccacactctctctctctcccgcacacactctctctcccccccacactttctctctcccccccacactttctctctcccccccacactttctctctcccccacactctctctctcccccacactctctctcccccacactctctcccccacactctctctctcccccacactctctctctctcccccacactctctctctcccccacactctctctctctccccccacactctctctctctccccccacactctctctctctctcccccacactttctctctctcccccacactctctctcccccacactctctctctctcccccacactctctctctctcccccacactctctctctctcccccacactctctctctctcccccacactctctctttcccccacactctctctttcccccacactctctctctcccccacactctctctctcccccacactctctctctcccccacac
This window harbors:
- the LOC142485988 gene encoding uncharacterized protein LOC142485988 — encoded protein: MDTEYYKGEAERILSDDITYARLKTNPHKEFCIEFLTLLDKGSTTGVLNEKEYDYLNIKFPVMPIFYFLPKIHKDIKAPPGRPIISGIGSLTSRLSEYIDGFLQPYVAEMRSYLRDTTQILNVLEQVIWQDDYKICTCDVTSLYTSIKHDDGIEAINRTLTKDPTVKIEQRRFILESINFILKHNLFKFDGTYFLQKCGTAMSTKFAPSYANLFMDNWETDTIWSEHEFGADLVLWRRYIDDVFFIWKGSSENLNHFLNYINTNERNLAFTTCIGNNTVDFLDLTIYIEDTKLKTKTFFKKVDCNNYLLNTSCHHKKWLKNIPPGQFRRIRRNCSDDHIYREQSNILKKRFIAKNYDNDKMDIAIREVGELERIEILKTNPPKPKEEFSIAFLTQFSQDAGSIQQILNKHWHLLQGDPTLKEYLPEKPKVIYKRADNIKRKLAPSLFRMENRTTGQDSNWLQTAKGFHRCNTCKACKQGSKEKIQFSSNTTGEQFKTGSFINCKSEFVVYLLNCPCGLQYVGRTSRPLRVRILEHLGNIRRKLMTHSVSKHFALHHQGDPSGLEFRGIEVVPPHWRGGDRLTSLSRKETFWIYKLKSLVPTGLNVEIDIAAFL